CAAACCCAGGAATGAAAGCTTCTGGCTAAAAGCTGTAAGATCCATACTACCAATCATCTAGAATCTGGACCCACTGCCCTCTCATCCGTGCCCCCCTCCGCGCTCTCCGCGTCCTCTGTGTTAAAACTCCTCCGGTCATCCGAATGAGTCCCCACAAAAAAGCCGCCCGCAGGCGGCTTTCGTTAAGAGTTAAAACCCCTCCGAGGGTTCGCTCCCTTCACCTTAAACTTTCGTCTTAACCGTGAGGCGCTGCGCGCATCAGAGCTTCGGGCTCGGCTCAGTCCCGAGCCACTGCGGCGCCGCGCCTTCGGGCAGCGGGGGGATGCCGTCTTTGCCGGCGGGGGGCAGCGTGCCGTTGAGCTCCTGGCGCCAGTGGGCGACGTCTCCACCGGGGCAATACACATACATCATGTGCATCGGCTCGCTGCCGGTGTTGGTGAGCTGGTGGAACTTGCCCGGGGGCATAAACACCGCCTGACCCGCCTTGATCGGCGAGCACTCGTTATCGACGCAGATCTGTCCTTCGCCCTGCACGATGAAATACACTTCCTCCTGCTCCTGGTTGTGCCAGGGCACCTGGCCGCCGTTGGCTTCGAGGATGGAGTAACCCATCGAAAACCCCTTGGCCTGGATC
This portion of the Rariglobus hedericola genome encodes:
- a CDS encoding cupin domain-containing protein translates to MIIADLAKLPGGTFPARRWGRGLVGQGPQPIQAKGFSMGYSILEANGGQVPWHNQEQEEVYFIVQGEGQICVDNECSPIKAGQAVFMPPGKFHQLTNTGSEPMHMMYVYCPGGDVAHWRQELNGTLPPAGKDGIPPLPEGAAPQWLGTEPSPKL